A window from Pirellulales bacterium encodes these proteins:
- a CDS encoding SdpI family protein, translating into MRTSKILEGLQASILLGMFAASAILWGQAPERIPVHWNLAGEPDRYGGKFEGLLLAPLIGLGLYLLLLVLTWIASRYSTHESFARGSQIIRLALVLFFALIHATILLVAFGHPVDVSFVVPLGLGILFCILGNFLGKIRPNWFVGVRTPWTLSSAASWQKTNRLAGRLFLLTGAALILLAMVHNAWTLAIVLGMVAFMVIWLPIYSYRIWRQDPERVTKVDPQP; encoded by the coding sequence ATGCGCACGAGCAAGATCCTGGAAGGCCTCCAGGCGAGCATCCTGCTGGGAATGTTCGCCGCGTCGGCGATCCTCTGGGGGCAGGCGCCCGAGCGGATACCGGTGCATTGGAACCTGGCGGGCGAGCCCGATCGCTATGGGGGCAAGTTCGAGGGGCTCTTACTCGCGCCGCTGATTGGGCTGGGGCTGTACTTGTTGCTGCTCGTGTTGACGTGGATCGCTTCAAGGTACAGTACCCACGAGTCCTTTGCGCGCGGCTCTCAGATCATCCGCCTGGCCCTGGTCCTCTTCTTCGCGCTGATCCATGCGACGATCCTGCTCGTGGCCTTCGGGCATCCGGTCGACGTGTCGTTCGTCGTTCCGCTGGGCCTGGGAATCCTGTTCTGCATTCTCGGAAACTTCCTAGGCAAAATCCGTCCCAATTGGTTCGTGGGAGTGCGCACGCCTTGGACTTTGTCGAGCGCCGCGAGCTGGCAAAAAACGAACCGGCTGGCGGGCCGGCTCTTTCTGTTGACCGGCGCGGCGCTGATCCTGTTGGCGATGGTACACAACGCTTGGACGCTGGCGATCGTGCTCGGCATGGTAGCGTTTATGGTGATCTGGCTGCCGATCTATTCGTATCGCATTTGGCGTCAGGATCCTGAGCGTGTGACGAAAGTCGATCCGCAGCCCTGA